In one Asterias amurensis chromosome 9, ASM3211899v1 genomic region, the following are encoded:
- the LOC139942364 gene encoding ceramide transfer protein-like isoform X2, whose protein sequence is MNTNELTVTCIFFWLSSTHLCYFRNGFHSNFFFPFNKPADTKSKSMHESGRLILERKMSDDAAILLSEEDDDRDEFDSDEAETVPELEEKLSKWTNYIHGWQDRWVSLRNGTLSYFKSHTDIHLGCRGSISLARADIEAHPFDELRFDVSINDNVWYLRCKNEEDRHKWLDALELQKAAAEAESTSLQRQGSMLSLHSTASLASSSSFKKGRGLREKLAEMETFRDILCRQVDALQGYFDTCADAASSSGDSRKWLEDPLDGDIDDEDLNDESGTTPRVDSHMRFIEINGPSAHKEKDKANFQPHHMGVDFKGEAFTFKATTAGILATLSHCIDLMRQREEQWQKRLEKEQDKRKRAVEAYRKALQDMKKKALLGGPDYEEGPHSMMKEDEFFDAIDAALDIHDQTEEEAERSEEVVQKDESFSSSNTISKDLPPHPHKLIQECHDKVEENVRYSFENIEDNWDLLHQEGEMKIYKMEQEVDGIVLDPLKATHTIRKVTAREMCHMFWDIKYRMEWDGTLDWCKNLETLAPDTFICHQMMRRVWPATQRDTCFLSHVRKLDLSRQTQGDVGSWIVVNSSVEHPDASNKGIRAKINVCMLCQTFLDSPDVNKENATRDNLVCKIYYVAHANPGGWVPSSVIRAVYKREYPKFLRRFSGHVVESFKNKPIMW, encoded by the exons atgaatacaaaTGAACTCACAGTCACATGCATTTTCTTTTGGCTATCGTCGACTCATCTGTGTTACTTTCGCAACGGTTTCCATTCAAACTTCTTCTTTCCTTTCAATAAACCTGCTGACACGAAGTCAAAGTCAATGCATGAATCAGGGAGGCTCATTTTAGAGCGGAAAATGTCCGATGAtgctgccattttgttgagCGAGGAGGACGATGACCGCGATGAGTTTGACAGTGATGAAGCAGAGACAGTGCCCGAGCTCGAAGAGAAACTGAGCAAGTGGACCAACTACATTCATGGGTGGCAGGACCGCTGGGTATCACTCCGAAACGGAACACTGAGTTACTTCAAATCACACACCGATATCCACCTTGGGTGCCGGGGTTCTATCAGCTTGGCGAGGGCGGATATTGAG GCCCATCCCTTTGATGAACTTCGTTTTGATGTCAGTATTAATGACAATGTCTGGTACCTACGCTGCAAGAATGAAGAGGACCGTCATAAATGGCTGGATGCATTGGAGTTACAGAAGGCAGCAGCAGAGGCAGAGAGCACCAGTCTACAGCGTCAAGGATCTATGCTGTCTCTTCACTCTACTGCTAGTCTGGCATCCTCTTCCTCTTTCAag AAAGGGCGTGGCCTACGGGAGAAGCTAGCTGAGATGGAGACATTCCGTGACATTCTTTGCCGCCAGGTGGATGCTCTCCAGGGTTATTTTGATACGTGTGCTGATGCTGCTTCCTCATCAGGAGACAGCAGGAAATGGCTGGAAGATCCAT TGGATGGTGACATTGATGATGAAGATCTGAATGATGAATCTGGTACCACACCCAGAGTTGATTCCCATATGAGATTTATTGAAATTAATGGACCTTCAGCTCACAAAGAAAAAG ACAAAGCTAATTTCCAGCCCCACCATATGGGCGTGGACTTTAAAGGGGAGGCGTTTACTTTCAAGGCAACAACGGCTGGTATCCTTGCAACTCTGTCTCACTGCATCGATCTAATGAGACAAAGAGAAGAACAATGGCAGAAGAGACTGGAAAAG GAGCAAGACAAGAGAAAGCGGGCAGTGGAGGCATACAGAAAGGCACTGCAAGACATGAAGAAGAAAGCACTCCTTGGTGGACCAGACTATGAG GAGGGGCCTCACAGCATGATGAAGGAGGATGAATTTTTTGATGCAATAGACGCTGCTCTTGATATTCACGATCAAACAGAAGAAGAAGCTGAAAGATCTGAGGAGGTCGTG CAGAAAGATGAATCTTTTAGTTCCAGTAATACGATCAGCAAGGATTTGCCGCCCCACCCCCACAAACTTATTCAAGAG tgCCATGACAAGGTTGAAGAAAATGTGAGATACTCATTTGAGAATATTGAGGACAACTGGGATCTGCTTCACCAAGAAGGAGAAATGAAG ATCTACAAAATGGAGCAAGAGGTTGATGGAATAGTGCTAGATCCTTTGAAAGCAACACACACAATACGTAAAGTGACTGCTCGTGAAATGTGCCATATGTTCTGGGATATTAAGTACAGGATGGAATGGGATG GTACCTTAGACTGGTGTAAGAATCTAGAGACTCTGGCTCCAGATACTTTCATCTGTCATCAGATGATGCGCAGAGTCTGGCCAGCAACACAGAGAGATACTTGCTTCCTCTCACATGTCCGTAAGCTGGATCTTAGTAGACAGACACAGGGGGATGTTGGATCTTGGATTGTTGTCAACTCTTCAGTGGAACACCCTGACGCT AGTAATAAAGGGATCCGTGCTAAGATCAATGTCTGCATGCTGTGTCAAACGTTCCTGGATTCACCAGATGTGAATAAGGAAAATGCAACTCGGGATAACCTGGTTTGTAAGATATACTACGTAGCCCATG
- the LOC139942364 gene encoding ceramide transfer protein-like isoform X1, translated as MNTNELTVTCIFFWLSSTHLCYFRNGFHSNFFFPFNKPADTKSKSMHESGRLILERKMSDDAAILLSEEDDDRDEFDSDEAETVPELEEKLSKWTNYIHGWQDRWVSLRNGTLSYFKSHTDIHLGCRGSISLARADIEAHPFDELRFDVSINDNVWYLRCKNEEDRHKWLDALELQKAAAEAESTSLQRQGSMLSLHSTASLASSSSFKKGRGLREKLAEMETFRDILCRQVDALQGYFDTCADAASSSGDSRKWLEDPLDGDIDDEDLNDESGTTPRVDSHMRFIEINGPSAHKEKDKANFQPHHMGVDFKGEAFTFKATTAGILATLSHCIDLMRQREEQWQKRLEKEQDKRKRAVEAYRKALQDMKKKALLGGPDYEEGPHSMMKEDEFFDAIDAALDIHDQTEEEAERSEEVVEQKDESFSSSNTISKDLPPHPHKLIQECHDKVEENVRYSFENIEDNWDLLHQEGEMKIYKMEQEVDGIVLDPLKATHTIRKVTAREMCHMFWDIKYRMEWDGTLDWCKNLETLAPDTFICHQMMRRVWPATQRDTCFLSHVRKLDLSRQTQGDVGSWIVVNSSVEHPDASNKGIRAKINVCMLCQTFLDSPDVNKENATRDNLVCKIYYVAHANPGGWVPSSVIRAVYKREYPKFLRRFSGHVVESFKNKPIMW; from the exons atgaatacaaaTGAACTCACAGTCACATGCATTTTCTTTTGGCTATCGTCGACTCATCTGTGTTACTTTCGCAACGGTTTCCATTCAAACTTCTTCTTTCCTTTCAATAAACCTGCTGACACGAAGTCAAAGTCAATGCATGAATCAGGGAGGCTCATTTTAGAGCGGAAAATGTCCGATGAtgctgccattttgttgagCGAGGAGGACGATGACCGCGATGAGTTTGACAGTGATGAAGCAGAGACAGTGCCCGAGCTCGAAGAGAAACTGAGCAAGTGGACCAACTACATTCATGGGTGGCAGGACCGCTGGGTATCACTCCGAAACGGAACACTGAGTTACTTCAAATCACACACCGATATCCACCTTGGGTGCCGGGGTTCTATCAGCTTGGCGAGGGCGGATATTGAG GCCCATCCCTTTGATGAACTTCGTTTTGATGTCAGTATTAATGACAATGTCTGGTACCTACGCTGCAAGAATGAAGAGGACCGTCATAAATGGCTGGATGCATTGGAGTTACAGAAGGCAGCAGCAGAGGCAGAGAGCACCAGTCTACAGCGTCAAGGATCTATGCTGTCTCTTCACTCTACTGCTAGTCTGGCATCCTCTTCCTCTTTCAag AAAGGGCGTGGCCTACGGGAGAAGCTAGCTGAGATGGAGACATTCCGTGACATTCTTTGCCGCCAGGTGGATGCTCTCCAGGGTTATTTTGATACGTGTGCTGATGCTGCTTCCTCATCAGGAGACAGCAGGAAATGGCTGGAAGATCCAT TGGATGGTGACATTGATGATGAAGATCTGAATGATGAATCTGGTACCACACCCAGAGTTGATTCCCATATGAGATTTATTGAAATTAATGGACCTTCAGCTCACAAAGAAAAAG ACAAAGCTAATTTCCAGCCCCACCATATGGGCGTGGACTTTAAAGGGGAGGCGTTTACTTTCAAGGCAACAACGGCTGGTATCCTTGCAACTCTGTCTCACTGCATCGATCTAATGAGACAAAGAGAAGAACAATGGCAGAAGAGACTGGAAAAG GAGCAAGACAAGAGAAAGCGGGCAGTGGAGGCATACAGAAAGGCACTGCAAGACATGAAGAAGAAAGCACTCCTTGGTGGACCAGACTATGAG GAGGGGCCTCACAGCATGATGAAGGAGGATGAATTTTTTGATGCAATAGACGCTGCTCTTGATATTCACGATCAAACAGAAGAAGAAGCTGAAAGATCTGAGGAGGTCGTG GAGCAGAAAGATGAATCTTTTAGTTCCAGTAATACGATCAGCAAGGATTTGCCGCCCCACCCCCACAAACTTATTCAAGAG tgCCATGACAAGGTTGAAGAAAATGTGAGATACTCATTTGAGAATATTGAGGACAACTGGGATCTGCTTCACCAAGAAGGAGAAATGAAG ATCTACAAAATGGAGCAAGAGGTTGATGGAATAGTGCTAGATCCTTTGAAAGCAACACACACAATACGTAAAGTGACTGCTCGTGAAATGTGCCATATGTTCTGGGATATTAAGTACAGGATGGAATGGGATG GTACCTTAGACTGGTGTAAGAATCTAGAGACTCTGGCTCCAGATACTTTCATCTGTCATCAGATGATGCGCAGAGTCTGGCCAGCAACACAGAGAGATACTTGCTTCCTCTCACATGTCCGTAAGCTGGATCTTAGTAGACAGACACAGGGGGATGTTGGATCTTGGATTGTTGTCAACTCTTCAGTGGAACACCCTGACGCT AGTAATAAAGGGATCCGTGCTAAGATCAATGTCTGCATGCTGTGTCAAACGTTCCTGGATTCACCAGATGTGAATAAGGAAAATGCAACTCGGGATAACCTGGTTTGTAAGATATACTACGTAGCCCATG
- the LOC139942364 gene encoding ceramide transfer protein-like isoform X3 yields the protein MNTNELTVTCIFFWLSSTHLCYFRNGFHSNFFFPFNKPADTKSKSMHESGRLILERKMSDDAAILLSEEDDDRDEFDSDEAETVPELEEKLSKWTNYIHGWQDRWVSLRNGTLSYFKSHTDIHLGCRGSISLARADIEAHPFDELRFDVSINDNVWYLRCKNEEDRHKWLDALELQKAAAEAESTSLQRQGSMLSLHSTASLASSSSFKKGRGLREKLAEMETFRDILCRQVDALQGYFDTCADAASSSGDSRKWLEDPLDGDIDDEDLNDESGTTPRVDSHMRFIEINGPSAHKEKDKANFQPHHMGVDFKGEAFTFKATTAGILATLSHCIDLMRQREEQWQKRLEKEQDKRKRAVEAYRKALQDMKKKALLGGPDYEEGPHSMMKEDEFFDAIDAALDIHDQTEEEAERSEEVVKDESFSSSNTISKDLPPHPHKLIQECHDKVEENVRYSFENIEDNWDLLHQEGEMKIYKMEQEVDGIVLDPLKATHTIRKVTAREMCHMFWDIKYRMEWDGTLDWCKNLETLAPDTFICHQMMRRVWPATQRDTCFLSHVRKLDLSRQTQGDVGSWIVVNSSVEHPDASNKGIRAKINVCMLCQTFLDSPDVNKENATRDNLVCKIYYVAHANPGGWVPSSVIRAVYKREYPKFLRRFSGHVVESFKNKPIMW from the exons atgaatacaaaTGAACTCACAGTCACATGCATTTTCTTTTGGCTATCGTCGACTCATCTGTGTTACTTTCGCAACGGTTTCCATTCAAACTTCTTCTTTCCTTTCAATAAACCTGCTGACACGAAGTCAAAGTCAATGCATGAATCAGGGAGGCTCATTTTAGAGCGGAAAATGTCCGATGAtgctgccattttgttgagCGAGGAGGACGATGACCGCGATGAGTTTGACAGTGATGAAGCAGAGACAGTGCCCGAGCTCGAAGAGAAACTGAGCAAGTGGACCAACTACATTCATGGGTGGCAGGACCGCTGGGTATCACTCCGAAACGGAACACTGAGTTACTTCAAATCACACACCGATATCCACCTTGGGTGCCGGGGTTCTATCAGCTTGGCGAGGGCGGATATTGAG GCCCATCCCTTTGATGAACTTCGTTTTGATGTCAGTATTAATGACAATGTCTGGTACCTACGCTGCAAGAATGAAGAGGACCGTCATAAATGGCTGGATGCATTGGAGTTACAGAAGGCAGCAGCAGAGGCAGAGAGCACCAGTCTACAGCGTCAAGGATCTATGCTGTCTCTTCACTCTACTGCTAGTCTGGCATCCTCTTCCTCTTTCAag AAAGGGCGTGGCCTACGGGAGAAGCTAGCTGAGATGGAGACATTCCGTGACATTCTTTGCCGCCAGGTGGATGCTCTCCAGGGTTATTTTGATACGTGTGCTGATGCTGCTTCCTCATCAGGAGACAGCAGGAAATGGCTGGAAGATCCAT TGGATGGTGACATTGATGATGAAGATCTGAATGATGAATCTGGTACCACACCCAGAGTTGATTCCCATATGAGATTTATTGAAATTAATGGACCTTCAGCTCACAAAGAAAAAG ACAAAGCTAATTTCCAGCCCCACCATATGGGCGTGGACTTTAAAGGGGAGGCGTTTACTTTCAAGGCAACAACGGCTGGTATCCTTGCAACTCTGTCTCACTGCATCGATCTAATGAGACAAAGAGAAGAACAATGGCAGAAGAGACTGGAAAAG GAGCAAGACAAGAGAAAGCGGGCAGTGGAGGCATACAGAAAGGCACTGCAAGACATGAAGAAGAAAGCACTCCTTGGTGGACCAGACTATGAG GAGGGGCCTCACAGCATGATGAAGGAGGATGAATTTTTTGATGCAATAGACGCTGCTCTTGATATTCACGATCAAACAGAAGAAGAAGCTGAAAGATCTGAGGAGGTCGTG AAAGATGAATCTTTTAGTTCCAGTAATACGATCAGCAAGGATTTGCCGCCCCACCCCCACAAACTTATTCAAGAG tgCCATGACAAGGTTGAAGAAAATGTGAGATACTCATTTGAGAATATTGAGGACAACTGGGATCTGCTTCACCAAGAAGGAGAAATGAAG ATCTACAAAATGGAGCAAGAGGTTGATGGAATAGTGCTAGATCCTTTGAAAGCAACACACACAATACGTAAAGTGACTGCTCGTGAAATGTGCCATATGTTCTGGGATATTAAGTACAGGATGGAATGGGATG GTACCTTAGACTGGTGTAAGAATCTAGAGACTCTGGCTCCAGATACTTTCATCTGTCATCAGATGATGCGCAGAGTCTGGCCAGCAACACAGAGAGATACTTGCTTCCTCTCACATGTCCGTAAGCTGGATCTTAGTAGACAGACACAGGGGGATGTTGGATCTTGGATTGTTGTCAACTCTTCAGTGGAACACCCTGACGCT AGTAATAAAGGGATCCGTGCTAAGATCAATGTCTGCATGCTGTGTCAAACGTTCCTGGATTCACCAGATGTGAATAAGGAAAATGCAACTCGGGATAACCTGGTTTGTAAGATATACTACGTAGCCCATG